A stretch of the Meles meles chromosome 19, mMelMel3.1 paternal haplotype, whole genome shotgun sequence genome encodes the following:
- the LOC123930506 gene encoding signal transducer CD24-like — MGRAMVARLGLGLLLPALLLPTQIYSDQTNVTVPSNTSSQSTSTAPNPANTTTTPTGGALQSTASLFAIWFSLLQLYC; from the coding sequence ATGGGCAGAGCGATGGTAGCCAGGCTTGGACTGGGGCTGCTGCTTCCGGCGCTGCTCCTACCCACGCAGATTTATTCAGATCAAACAAATGTAACAGTTCCAAGCAACACCTCCTCCCAGAGTACCTCGACTGCTCCCAATCCAGCTAATACCACCACCACACCAACTGGCGGTGCTCTGCAGTCAACAGCCAGTCTCTTCGCAATCTGGTTCTCCCTTCTACAGCTCTACTGTTAA